From the genome of Leishmania infantum JPCM5 genome chromosome 34, one region includes:
- a CDS encoding NADPH-cytochrome p450 reductase-like protein: MTDLTILYGTQTGNAERLALRIARLALCRGFECVSCLPADDLPIAEWPHTGGPVVLICSNANQGDAPNTFRRSWASLLQPTAAGSMEGLQYAVFGLGDSLYLKFNHMAKMVHNRLRQLGGTPIVMRGLGDESDATGVEEALQPWLAELWKALEKPGKCGAAAHTPAYPQEDLPFFPLFSIAPASACDEATAGALSSSANAAIAPLPYFADSVFSCEVVANRRLTSAACEQVVHHLELRAGPDTTDAAAYDVGDALGIYCPNREELVEGLLRGLQRDGAEMVVVTPDASHGLVRQPARPFFGRPLSLRSLLRHYFDLDAVVSQEFLWMLAHEVTGEDEGAVDVRERLYELADPSNVNDYLQYAHREKRNLCEVLHDFKDLHPSLELVLSFAMPMLPRYFSIASAPAMDGAGRFDLCVGLLDWHTPLKRHRTGLCSSYLVGASPGTRLTCFVWQGSLALPATPTPLLCIATGTGVAPIRSVLRQVAGLSTQGWDDVPVVLVFGCRREAEDYLYREEWATLKEMGALPTLRVIPAFSRDTDKKVYVQHKLGQHARLTSSFLQPEGAGVPPGVVYVCGNAKQMPKDVQHTLEQIVEATVAEVQDEAGAAAHIRALGRVGRYQIDSWSA, encoded by the coding sequence ATGACAGACCTTACGATTCTGTACGGGACGCAGACTGGCAACGCGGAGCGGCTAGCGCTGCGCATCGCTCGACTGGCACTTTGCCGGGGGTTCGAGTGCGTCTCGTGCCTGCCCGCCGATGACCTGCCTATCGCCGAGTGGCCGCACACCGGAGGGCCTGTCGTTCTTATCTGCTCCAACGCAAATCAAGGAGATGCCCCAAACACGTTTCGCCGGTCGTGGGCGTCGCTGCTACAacccaccgccgctggcagcATGGAGGGCCTGCAGTACGCTGTCTTCGGCTTGGGCGACTCTCTGTACCTGAAGTTCAACCACATGGCCAAGATGGTGCACAACCGTCTCCGGCAGCTGGGCGGCACACCGATTGTGATGCGCGGGCTGGGGGATGAGAGCGACGCGAcgggcgtggaggaggcatTGCAGCCCTGGCTCGCGGAGCTGTGGAAAGCACTTGAGAAACCGGGCAagtgcggtgccgccgcacatACGCCGGCCTACCCGCAGGAGGACCTTCctttctttcctcttttCAGCATTGCACCCGCCTCTGCGTGCGACGAGGCGACAGCTGGCGCGCTGTCTTCTTCCGCTaacgccgccatcgcgccACTGCCGTATTTTGCCGACTCTGTGTTCTCCtgcgaggtggtggcgaaCAGGCGCCTCACGTCTGCTGCGTGCGAGCAGGTGGTCCATCACCTGGAGCTTCGCGCTGGCCCTGACACCACGGACGCCGCGGCGTACGATGTCGGCGATGCGCTCGGCATCTACTGCCCGAATCGCGAAGAGCTAGTAgaggggctgctgcgcggaCTGCAGCGAGACGGGGCAgagatggtggtggtgacccCAGACGCCTCGCATGGACTCGTCCGTCAGCCCGCCCGCCCCTTCTTTGGGCGGCCTCTCTCGCTACGTTCGTTGCTTCGTCACTACTTTGACCTTGACGCTGTGGTGTCGCAAGAGTTCTTGTGGATGCTCGCGCATGAGGTGACTGGGGAGGACGAGGGCGCGGTCGACGTGCGGGAACGCCTCTACGAGCTGGCGGATCCGTCCAACGTGAACGATTACCTTCAGTATGCGCACCGTGAGAAGCGCAACCTATGCGAGGTCCTGCACGATTTCAAGGATCTTCATCCATCTCTGGAGTTGGTCTTGTCGTTTGCGatgccgatgctgccgcgctacttctccatcgcctccgcgCCAGCAATGGACGGCGCAGGTCGTTTTGACCTCTGCGTAGGACTGCTGGACTGGCACACGCCACTCAAGCGCCACCGCACCGGGCTCTGCAGCTCCTACCTGGTGGGGGCGTCCCCCGGGACACGGCTGACGTGTTTTGTCTGGCAGGGCTCCCTTGCACTTCCTGCTacaccgacgccgctgctgtgcatcgCGACGGGGACGGGTGTTGCACCAATTCGCAGTGTTCTGCGGCAGGTCGCCGGCCTTTCGACGCAGGGCTGGGATGATGTGCCGGTGGTGCTTGTATTTGGATGCCGacgtgaggcggaggattACCTTTACCGCGAGGAGTGGGCGACGCTGAAGGAGATGGGTGCATTGCCCACCCTCCGAGTTATCCCGGCCTTCTCGCGAGACACCGACAAGAAGGTTTACGTGCAGCACAAGCTCGGCCAGCACGCAAGGCTGACGTCGTCCTTTTTGCAGCCCGAGGGCGCCGGTGTCCCGCCGGGTGTGGTGTACGTGTGTGGAAACGCGAAGCAGATGCCGAAGGACGTGCAGCACACCCTAGAGCAGATTGTCGAGGCGACCGTGGCAGAGGTGCAGGACGAAGCCGGGGCGGCCGCGCACATCAGGGCCCTTGGCCGCGTGGGTCGCTATCAGATCGACTCGTGGTCGGCGTAG
- the GPI16 gene encoding putative GPI transamidase → MHLLERRPSASGVLLAFAVVVLTWVAAAVMAPSHPYAANTSRRYSMMVEELTGSLDERGTTPTLVSVAMEMSLTLPAKPGAAAVWEGDAEANEIDDAAVQHLTFDDDFDPIWYYVLRRRGFERLEWCGCGGKWRPEWSIPKAHQRRGGDAAALSAEHESNSVLFGRLRRLLAHHAVCTYSSVSFCGASHERGAASQFQWAAQFVSTLTSSPLSWTAATPRHSRPNGIVIQRDSSHASGGEDAYWCSYHLVYHDTLCTQHVSPLLNGGRSGRGVQEGLPRGIFKAAFPSFVKYFGAPFQHFTVKATQERLPGNSAAAQPPTVRLKVEVRMSMVVGEASDLEALSEVWSRELPAYARDGRLQVHIGPGGLSQHLRSALPTAAIVSSPNEGQAKATPQRQASASASLLSRIGCSPEVQYEVRTHGKDHGYLTVNLQPSLVLLDAHAGVDAEKREGSDGADEESALQHSFLLREGDVVRTLLLFPLHLVRPSLYNMESLLGTTCIVHAHADVVSNTLAVLLETTVTPVHVAAYEAAYAHARQCHEMAGGGGTGGRACRAHDGVLLGRFQLFFGWSALGDMPPDDNSNRLVPQPVVVIRRAGTSADLGAAETSSQSDFCHAQRRHVASVGSIPQLDHEDSLAAFQLLSRSHGWRDDKKGSLSAALANLKEDDACIYWVRSTVSSGTTIPGPDGAMIFNVLSLGLFFLAVAAGMLTRLTRRLTCKREDLVNLLPQEGATTVVK, encoded by the coding sequence ATGCATCTTTTGGAGCGGCGGCCGAGCGCTTCGGGTGTGCTACTTGCCTTTGCCGTTGTCGTGCTCACatgggtggcggcggcagtgatgGCTCCCTCGCACCCCTATGCAGCTAATACGTCGCGCCGGTACTCAATGATGGTCGAAGAACTGACGGGCAGTCTCGATGAGAGAGGCACCACCCCTACTCTGGTGTCCGTGGCAATGGAGATGTCTctgacgctgccggcgaagcctggcgccgccgcggtgtgggagggcgacgccgaggcgaACGAAatcgacgacgccgcagtCCAGCACTTGACTTTTGACGATGACTTTGACCCAATATGGTACTacgtgctgcgtcgccgcggcttcGAGCGCCTTGAgtggtgcgggtgcggcggCAAGTGGCGGCCCGAGTGGTCCATACCGAAGGCacaccagcgccgcggcggcgacgcggcggcactgTCAGCCGAGCATGAGAGTAACAGCGTTTTGTTTGGCCGTCTGCGGCGCCTTCTCGCTCACCACGCCGTTTGCACCTACTCGTCTGTCTCCTTCTGCGGCGCCAGTCACGAACGGGGCGCGGCGAGCCAGTTTCAGTGGGCCGCTCAGTTTGTGTCGACTCTGACCTCGTCGCCACTGAGCTGGACCGCAGCGACGCCCCGGCACTCGCGACCAAACGGGATCGTCATTCAACGCGACTCCTCACACGctagcggcggcgaggatgcGTACTGGTGCTCGTACCACCTCGTCTACCACGACACTCTATGCACGCAACACGTGAGCCCTCTGCTCAACGGCGGCCGCTCCGGCCGCGGCGTGCAGGAGGGGCTGCCTCGAGGCATCTTCAAGGCAGCGTTCCCATCATTCGTTAAGTACTTTGGCGCCCCGTTTCAGCATTTCACCGTGAAGGCGACTCAAGAGCGTCTCCCTGGGAacagcgcggctgcgcagccgccgacggTGCGACTGAAGGTCGAGGTTCGCATGAGCATGGTGGTAGGTGAGGCGTCGGACTTGGAGGCGCTGAGCGAGGTGTGGTCGCGCGAACTGCCTGCCTACGCGCGGGATGGCCGCCTTCAGGTGCACATCGGCCCTGGCGGGCTCTCTCAACACCTGCGCAGTGCGCTACCAACCGCGGCGATAGTTTCGTCCCCGAACGAGGGGCAGGCGAaagcgacgccgcagcggcaggcgtcggCCTCTGCGAGTCTGTTGTCTCGGATTGGCTGCTCCCCAGAGGTGCAGTACGAGGTGCGTACCCACGGCAAGGATCACGGCTATTTGACCGTGAATCTACAGCCGTCTCTAGTCTTACTTGACGCCCACGCTGGGGTAGACGCTGAGAAGCGCGAGGGCTCGGACGGTGCCGACGAGGagtcggcgctgcagcactcgTTCCTCCTCCGCGAGGGCGACGTGGTCCGCACCCTTCTGCTTTTTCCTCTGCATCTTGTGCGCCCTTCCCTGTACAACATGGAGTCTCTACTCGGCACCACGTGCATTGTCCACGCTCACGCGGACGTCGTCTCCAACACGCTAGCAGTTCTCCTCGAGACGACCGTAACGCCGGTGCACGTCGCCGCCTACGAGGCCGCGTACGCGCATGCCCGACAGTGCCACGAGatggccggcggcggcggcaccggtggcCGAGCCTGTCGCGCTCACGACGGTGTCCTGCTCGGCCGATTCCAGCTTTTCTTCGGCTGGTCGGCGCTGGGGGATATGCCGCCAGACGACAACAGCAACCGACTTGTGCCGCAGCCTGTTGTGGTAATTCGCCGCGCGGGGACCTCGGCGGacctcggcgcggcggagacgTCATCCCAGTCGGATTTCTGTCACGCTCAGCGTCGCCACGTCGCTTCGGTCGGCTCTATACCCCAGCTCGATCACGAAGACAGCCTCGCCGCCTTCCAGCTgctcagccgcagccacggGTGGCGGGACGACAAAAAGGGGTCCCTGtctgccgcgctggcgaaTCTCAAGGAGGATGACGCATGCATTTACTGGGTGCGATCCACCGTGTCGAGCGGGACGACGATCCCAGGCCCTGATGGCGCCATGATCTTTAATGTGCTCTCGCTTGGgctttttttcttggctGTTGCTGCAGGCATGCTAACGCGGCTGACAAGGCGCTTGACGTGCAAGAGAGAAGATCTCGTAAATTTACTCCCGCAGGaaggcgccaccaccgtcgtcAAGTGA